The Actinomyces sp. oral taxon 414 genome has a segment encoding these proteins:
- a CDS encoding tetratricopeptide repeat protein, whose translation MVAFSLVPLGTRLAVFLLRASDAVADPSPSGAVALIEEVRAGWRGIAALRGRGDEAVDSFGGRIASRLEAEVADARRRCEERGVNAGLLRGAMTEVEVLLEELAKDDAVVVAAVRDPDRFRDVIRGRVQRRRRNVEEAAEPFFDALVRAVTGEFVFLVLGSANFRIGALRQLLDGVDAIQVGFEGVKTEQEEQTAHFDGRFDRIEDAEELVPRRPSRVRFGSRPMEVSGFVERREQAGLFGAVLSGAAGRTVLTGMRGSGKSQLATAVAARCEAQDWELVAWVPAGSREAVLSGLAGLGLELGVRVENGSSHEVIAQHCLTALASAQESNRLIVFDDVDSPDDLAGLVPRGEGVRVLVTTTRLADWEHDGWAHVPVGVFEREQSIGILLDRTNQSDREAADGIAEALGDLPVAVVQAAATARRGRYTLAAYLDVLERTTLEEAVRRREGDEYPEAVGVALQLAFQSALERTALKTGVQRREEGEYPEAVGVALWLAFQGALERIGDRSPHREVVARVQLGVLSVLAATGVPARWLEALDGGAGDAREALSELIESSVCRLSEDGSKVMIRELQSRVIREAWKDEPASWGRVEEAAAGLLETVDITAIPIWDSGRRRREVLDLVEQLRATAGQDYSRSLFSRPRTAGALTHALRYAVELGDPQAALSLSDAVDLLDETLGSDHPDALAARGGLAAAYQAADRLEQAIFLFERTLTDSEHILGSDHPHTLTSRGNLATAYEIADRLEQAIDLFERTLTDSEHILGPNHPHTLTSRGNLANTYWSAGRRDEAIDLYEQNLADRERFLGPDHSCTLTSRDDLAYAYQSAGRLDKAVPLFEQILADRERRLGSDHTSTRLFRKKLADAYRTVGRDEDAEALLDPPPAFDDAEADRPDD comes from the coding sequence ATGGTTGCCTTCTCCCTGGTCCCGCTCGGTACTCGTCTGGCCGTGTTCCTGCTGCGGGCCTCGGATGCGGTCGCGGATCCGTCGCCCAGTGGCGCGGTCGCGCTGATCGAGGAGGTGCGCGCGGGCTGGCGCGGCATCGCCGCTCTCAGAGGGCGGGGTGACGAGGCGGTCGACTCCTTCGGCGGGCGGATCGCCTCACGCCTGGAAGCCGAGGTCGCGGATGCTCGGCGCCGGTGCGAGGAACGGGGCGTCAACGCCGGTCTGCTGCGGGGTGCAATGACCGAGGTCGAGGTCCTCCTCGAAGAGCTGGCGAAGGATGACGCCGTCGTCGTGGCCGCCGTGCGCGATCCCGACCGCTTCAGGGACGTCATCCGCGGGCGGGTTCAAAGGCGTCGCCGGAATGTGGAGGAGGCGGCCGAGCCCTTCTTCGACGCGCTCGTGCGGGCCGTCACCGGGGAGTTCGTGTTCCTGGTACTGGGGTCGGCGAACTTCCGGATCGGCGCTCTCCGGCAGCTGCTCGACGGCGTTGACGCGATCCAGGTCGGGTTTGAGGGAGTCAAAACAGAGCAGGAGGAGCAGACCGCTCATTTCGACGGTCGTTTCGATCGGATCGAAGACGCAGAGGAACTTGTGCCGCGACGCCCCTCACGCGTTCGGTTCGGCAGTCGTCCCATGGAGGTGTCCGGGTTCGTCGAGAGGCGGGAACAGGCTGGGCTGTTCGGGGCGGTCCTCTCCGGGGCGGCGGGGCGCACGGTGCTCACGGGCATGCGCGGCAGCGGGAAGTCGCAGCTGGCCACCGCCGTGGCGGCCCGCTGCGAGGCGCAGGACTGGGAGCTCGTGGCCTGGGTCCCCGCGGGTTCGCGCGAGGCGGTCCTCTCCGGGCTCGCCGGGCTGGGGCTGGAGCTCGGCGTGAGGGTCGAGAACGGCTCCTCCCACGAAGTGATCGCGCAGCACTGCCTGACCGCGCTGGCCTCGGCGCAGGAGTCGAATCGTCTGATCGTGTTCGACGACGTCGACAGTCCCGACGATCTGGCGGGTCTTGTGCCCCGTGGGGAGGGGGTGCGGGTCCTGGTGACCACGACGAGGCTGGCGGACTGGGAGCACGACGGCTGGGCGCACGTGCCCGTCGGGGTCTTCGAGCGGGAGCAGTCAATCGGCATTCTGCTCGACCGCACCAACCAGTCCGACCGCGAGGCGGCGGATGGAATCGCCGAAGCCCTCGGCGATCTTCCGGTCGCGGTCGTGCAGGCCGCGGCGACGGCGAGGCGCGGCCGGTACACTCTGGCGGCCTATCTCGACGTGCTCGAGCGGACCACATTGGAGGAGGCCGTCCGGCGCCGGGAGGGCGATGAGTACCCCGAGGCCGTCGGCGTCGCCCTGCAACTGGCGTTTCAGAGCGCACTCGAGCGGACTGCGTTGAAGACCGGCGTCCAGCGCCGAGAGGAGGGTGAGTATCCCGAGGCCGTCGGTGTCGCCCTGTGGCTGGCGTTTCAGGGCGCGCTCGAGCGGATCGGAGACCGGAGCCCCCACCGGGAAGTGGTCGCGCGCGTTCAGCTCGGGGTTCTCTCCGTGCTCGCGGCCACGGGCGTCCCCGCGCGCTGGCTGGAGGCGCTGGACGGGGGGGCCGGTGACGCCCGTGAGGCGCTGAGCGAACTCATCGAATCCTCGGTCTGCCGACTCTCGGAAGACGGCTCCAAGGTGATGATTCGCGAACTTCAGAGCCGCGTGATTCGGGAGGCGTGGAAGGACGAGCCTGCGAGCTGGGGGCGGGTCGAGGAGGCGGCCGCCGGGCTCCTGGAGACAGTGGACATCACCGCCATCCCGATCTGGGACAGTGGTCGCCGTCGTCGCGAGGTCCTCGATCTTGTGGAGCAGCTGCGCGCGACGGCCGGGCAGGACTACTCCAGGAGCCTGTTCTCCCGCCCCCGCACCGCGGGTGCCCTCACCCACGCCCTGCGGTACGCGGTGGAGCTCGGAGACCCGCAGGCCGCCCTGTCCCTGTCCGACGCCGTGGACCTTCTCGATGAAACCCTGGGATCTGACCACCCCGACGCCCTGGCCGCACGTGGCGGCCTCGCCGCCGCCTACCAGGCTGCGGACAGGCTTGAGCAGGCCATCTTCCTGTTCGAGCGGACCCTGACCGACAGTGAGCACATCCTGGGATCCGACCACCCTCACACCCTGACCTCGCGGGGCAACCTCGCCACCGCCTACGAAATCGCGGACAGACTGGAACAGGCCATCGACCTGTTCGAGCGGACCCTGACCGACAGTGAGCACATCCTGGGGCCCAACCATCCCCACACCCTGACCTCGCGGGGCAACCTCGCCAATACCTACTGGTCCGCGGGCAGGCGCGATGAGGCCATCGACCTGTACGAGCAGAACCTGGCCGACCGCGAGCGCTTCCTGGGGCCTGACCATTCCTGTACCCTGACCTCGCGGGACGACCTCGCCTACGCCTACCAGTCTGCGGGCAGACTCGACAAGGCTGTCCCCCTGTTCGAGCAGATTCTGGCCGACCGCGAGCGTCGCCTGGGATCCGACCACACCAGCACCAGACTCTTCAGGAAGAAGCTCGCAGACGCTTATCGCACCGTCGGACGCGATGAGGACGCCGAGGCCCTGCTCGACCCGCCGCCCGCCTTCGACGACGCGGAGGCGGATCGGCCCGACGACTGA
- a CDS encoding antitoxin HicB has translation MSEAVTVTARRWSGGWELWSGDGCWTQVARLDRARQQVVDYLDTVDEDTDHSDWTITVIPEVASLDRVHAARETAARARALQEEAATAWREAALALRAEGLSVADAATIMGVSRGRISQLTA, from the coding sequence ATGAGCGAGGCCGTCACCGTCACGGCCCGGCGCTGGTCCGGAGGTTGGGAGCTGTGGAGCGGAGACGGCTGCTGGACCCAGGTCGCCCGCCTCGACCGCGCCCGCCAGCAGGTCGTCGACTACCTCGACACCGTCGACGAGGACACCGACCACTCCGACTGGACCATCACCGTCATCCCCGAAGTAGCCTCCCTCGACCGGGTCCACGCGGCCAGGGAGACCGCCGCCCGTGCCCGGGCCCTCCAGGAGGAGGCCGCCACCGCCTGGCGCGAGGCCGCTCTCGCCCTGCGCGCCGAGGGGCTGTCCGTCGCCGACGCCGCCACCATTATGGGCGTCTCCCGCGGCCGCATCTCCCAGCTCACCGCCTGA